A portion of the Arcobacter arenosus genome contains these proteins:
- a CDS encoding acyl-CoA dehydratase activase encodes MKYFVGIDIGSTSIKISIIDEKKNLIGSKTSASGSMFYKYAQETLDLLLKELEISPKDVVYTVSTGYGRKLYKEADENISEITANAIGARASAKEFGEIKTIINIGGQDSKAISLDNDGNVTNFAMNDRCAAGTGKFLDVVALKLEMGVDELGEKHFKAKGTPLGVSSTCAVFAESEIIGLLGNNHSVEDIVCGVHYSIAKRIVKLVKRVGVKEGIYFDGGPALNEGLVNAIENELGKRVFIPKFPQVTTSYGAAIMGVDSFLYDQN; translated from the coding sequence GTGAAATATTTTGTAGGTATAGATATAGGTTCAACATCAATAAAAATTTCTATTATTGATGAAAAGAAAAATTTAATTGGTTCAAAAACTAGTGCTAGTGGAAGTATGTTTTATAAATATGCCCAAGAAACTTTAGATTTACTTTTAAAAGAACTTGAAATATCACCAAAGGATGTTGTTTATACTGTATCAACGGGATATGGAAGAAAACTTTATAAAGAAGCTGATGAAAATATTAGTGAGATTACAGCAAATGCAATTGGAGCAAGAGCAAGTGCTAAAGAGTTTGGAGAGATTAAAACCATCATAAACATTGGAGGTCAAGATAGTAAAGCAATCTCTTTAGATAATGATGGAAATGTAACTAATTTTGCAATGAATGATAGATGTGCAGCTGGGACTGGAAAATTTCTTGATGTAGTTGCCTTAAAACTTGAAATGGGTGTTGATGAATTAGGTGAGAAACATTTTAAGGCTAAAGGAACACCTTTAGGTGTAAGTAGTACTTGTGCAGTATTTGCAGAGAGTGAAATTATTGGACTCCTTGGAAATAATCATAGTGTTGAAGATATTGTTTGTGGAGTTCATTATTCTATTGCAAAAAGAATTGTAAAACTTGTAAAAAGAGTTGGGGTAAAAGAAGGTATCTATTTTGATGGAGGTCCTGCACTAAATGAAGGTTTGGTAAATGCTATTGAAAATGAATTAGGAAAAAGAGTATTTATTCCAAAGTTTCCACAAGTAACTACTTCTTATGGTGCAGCTATTATGGGTGTAGATTCATTTTTATATGATCAAAATTAA
- the exbB gene encoding TonB-system energizer ExbB, with translation MNIEFLKHSVDYGVIALLLFMSFIAVMFFIERLFFYRKLDVNKYKNKKQLDVALTKNLTFIGTIASNSPYIGLLGTVLAIMLTFMTMSEGDIVATKIMSSLALALKATAVGLVVAIISMVFYNILSRYAEVLESRYENQEI, from the coding sequence ATGAATATTGAGTTTTTAAAACATTCTGTTGATTATGGAGTTATTGCATTGCTACTTTTTATGAGTTTTATAGCCGTAATGTTTTTTATTGAAAGACTTTTTTTCTATAGAAAACTTGATGTTAATAAATATAAAAATAAAAAGCAGCTTGATGTTGCCCTTACAAAAAATCTAACTTTTATAGGGACTATTGCTTCTAACTCACCTTATATAGGACTTCTTGGTACTGTATTAGCTATCATGCTTACATTTATGACTATGAGTGAAGGTGATATTGTTGCAACTAAAATAATGAGTTCCTTAGCACTTGCCTTAAAAGCAACAGCTGTTGGTTTAGTTGTGGCAATTATATCAATGGTTTTTTATAATATTTTAAGTCGATACGCAGAAGTTTTGGAAAGCAGATATGAAAATCAAGAAATATGA
- a CDS encoding ExbD/TolR family protein, giving the protein MKIKKYDSINVIPFIDVLLVLLAIVLMTSTFIAKGVIPVSLPKASSADNQKIKKELSIYIKNTGQIYLDKEELIVEELINRISEEQKDRPILINSDKDAKFEIFVSILDTLKSNEFENISIVTVKQQ; this is encoded by the coding sequence ATGAAAATCAAGAAATATGATTCAATAAATGTAATACCGTTTATTGATGTTCTTTTGGTACTTTTAGCAATAGTTTTAATGACATCAACTTTTATTGCAAAAGGTGTAATCCCTGTATCTCTTCCAAAGGCTAGTTCAGCTGATAATCAAAAAATCAAAAAAGAGTTAAGTATTTATATAAAGAATACTGGACAAATTTATCTTGACAAAGAAGAGTTGATAGTTGAAGAATTAATAAATAGAATTTCAGAAGAACAAAAAGATAGACCAATTTTAATAAATAGTGACAAAGATGCAAAATTTGAAATATTTGTATCTATTTTAGACACTTTAAAATCAAATGAATTTGAAAATATATCAATAGTAACGGTAAAACAACAATGA
- a CDS encoding energy transducer TonB yields MRYLNSFFLTTLLYVSLATLLLFANPFDKLQSQNKEEKKKVSLNYVQIIKPKPIEPIVEEKVEKNLEPEIKKIVKKEPKKKVIKKVEKKKVVKKKIDKIVKKEPIKKQKTKKFEETIIDKVVKKEIPQKVIQKNINKNINYEEDFLANHLHMIKKEIQKNIMYSKRARKLKIEGKVLVEFCLTKSGEIKKVKTLKGHKLLQKSTIEAIYSASANFPKVQKTITIRVPIEYRLI; encoded by the coding sequence ATGAGATATTTAAACTCTTTTTTCTTAACCACTTTACTTTATGTAAGTTTGGCAACTTTACTTTTATTTGCAAACCCCTTTGATAAATTGCAGTCTCAAAATAAAGAAGAAAAGAAAAAAGTCTCTTTAAATTATGTTCAAATTATAAAACCTAAACCTATTGAACCAATAGTTGAAGAAAAGGTAGAAAAAAACCTTGAGCCAGAAATTAAAAAAATAGTAAAAAAAGAGCCTAAAAAGAAAGTGATAAAAAAAGTAGAAAAGAAAAAAGTAGTTAAAAAGAAGATTGATAAGATAGTAAAAAAAGAGCCAATAAAAAAGCAAAAAACAAAAAAATTTGAAGAAACTATTATTGATAAGGTAGTTAAAAAAGAGATTCCTCAAAAAGTTATACAAAAAAATATCAACAAAAACATCAACTATGAAGAAGATTTTTTAGCAAATCATTTACATATGATAAAAAAAGAGATACAAAAAAATATAATGTACTCAAAAAGAGCAAGAAAACTTAAGATTGAAGGTAAAGTTTTAGTAGAGTTTTGTTTAACTAAATCTGGTGAAATAAAAAAAGTTAAAACACTCAAAGGACATAAACTATTACAAAAGTCCACAATAGAAGCAATATATAGTGCCTCAGCAAATTTCCCCAAGGTTCAAAAAACAATTACTATAAGAGTTCCTATTGAATACAGATTAATTTAA
- a CDS encoding EF-hand domain-containing protein, with translation MKTSKIILSGLLVFGATFMFAETLPSFGPVAFSAYDTNKDGQISPAEFNAVKEKRMTQKAEQGRLMMNAKNSPSFSDVDTNGDGIISQNELQIHQQARFQNRVNQKNNMMNGQGMGKGMGQGMAPGKGRNW, from the coding sequence ATGAAAACTTCAAAAATTATTCTAAGTGGTTTATTGGTATTTGGTGCAACATTTATGTTTGCTGAAACGTTACCAAGTTTTGGTCCTGTAGCTTTTTCAGCATATGATACGAATAAAGATGGTCAAATTAGTCCTGCTGAATTTAATGCAGTAAAAGAAAAAAGAATGACTCAAAAAGCTGAACAAGGTAGACTTATGATGAATGCTAAGAATTCACCTTCTTTTTCTGATGTTGATACAAATGGTGATGGTATCATTTCACAAAATGAACTTCAAATTCATCAACAAGCTAGATTTCAAAATAGAGTAAATCAAAAAAATAATATGATGAATGGTCAAGGCATGGGCAAAGGAATGGGACAAGGTATGGCACCTGGAAAAGGACGAAACTGGTAA